One Sporomusaceae bacterium ACPt DNA window includes the following coding sequences:
- a CDS encoding IS110 family transposase ISDha12 has product MANLMVGIDVSLRSHSVQFMNDCGDALESFSIPNNLIGAQTLLERILQSAQKLQSELIRVGMEATSNLGWHLAHFLKANLHQTQGSKAQVFVLNARKVARFKKGYDTLPKNDRIDAWVIADQLRFGRLPHELTSTIQFEALQRLTRTRFHLMQNIARDKTYFLNQVFLKFSGLRQDNPFSNMFGSTCLAVLQELEPEQIVSMSITELVDFLKEKGKNRFDDPEQLASFLQKLARSSYRLDKAMADPVNLSLSVMLSVIQTMEKEIAKLDKEIEKIMKSIPETLSSVKGIGPVFAAGIIAEISDIARFSHHNSLAKYAGLVWSQYQSGEFESEETKRVRTGNKYLRYYLIQAANLVRRYDSEYAAFYAEKYAQAFKHHHKRALVLTARKLVRLVFMLLKTKQLYTPPERRG; this is encoded by the coding sequence ATGGCTAATCTTATGGTAGGCATTGACGTTAGCCTCCGCTCTCATTCTGTACAGTTCATGAATGATTGTGGGGATGCTTTAGAATCTTTTAGCATTCCTAATAACCTGATAGGCGCTCAAACTCTACTTGAACGTATTCTTCAATCGGCTCAAAAACTTCAATCTGAACTTATTCGTGTAGGCATGGAAGCCACTTCGAATCTTGGTTGGCATTTGGCTCATTTCCTTAAAGCTAACCTCCATCAAACCCAAGGTTCCAAAGCTCAGGTCTTTGTCCTTAATGCTAGAAAAGTGGCTCGTTTTAAGAAAGGCTATGATACTCTTCCTAAGAACGACCGCATTGATGCCTGGGTGATTGCAGATCAACTTCGGTTTGGCCGTCTTCCACATGAGTTGACTTCTACTATTCAATTTGAGGCTCTCCAGCGTTTGACCCGAACCCGCTTTCACCTTATGCAAAATATCGCCCGCGATAAAACCTACTTTCTCAATCAAGTCTTTTTGAAATTTAGTGGGCTTCGCCAAGATAATCCCTTTTCCAATATGTTTGGCTCTACTTGTTTAGCTGTTTTGCAAGAACTTGAACCTGAACAGATTGTCTCTATGTCCATTACAGAGTTAGTAGACTTTTTGAAGGAAAAAGGGAAGAATCGCTTTGACGATCCGGAGCAATTGGCTTCTTTCTTGCAAAAACTTGCCCGCTCGTCTTATCGTCTTGATAAAGCTATGGCTGATCCTGTTAATCTCTCATTATCCGTTATGCTCAGTGTTATTCAGACTATGGAAAAAGAAATTGCCAAACTGGATAAAGAGATTGAAAAAATCATGAAGTCCATTCCCGAAACCTTATCATCTGTGAAAGGGATTGGGCCGGTCTTTGCCGCCGGTATTATCGCCGAAATTAGCGATATCGCTCGCTTTTCTCACCACAATTCTCTTGCTAAGTATGCTGGACTTGTTTGGTCTCAGTACCAATCGGGAGAGTTTGAAAGTGAGGAAACCAAGCGAGTTCGTACAGGCAATAAATATCTGAGGTATTATCTAATACAGGCAGCTAACCTCGTTCGTCGATATGACAGTGAGTATGCTGCTTTTTACGCCGAAAAATATGCCCAAGCATTCAAGCATCATCACAAACGTGCTCTCGTCTTAACTGCCCGAAAACTGGTACGGTTGGTCTTTATGCTACTAAAGACCAAGCAACTGTACACACCGCCTGAGAGGAGAGGTTAG